Proteins encoded within one genomic window of Pectobacterium araliae:
- a CDS encoding aspartate aminotransferase family protein: MAGNNNWQIRDSQVLQHPSQYRSGEKILLVKGDGAHLWDGTGKQYIDAHAGAWLAQIGHGRQEIADIAAQQMSTLAHFTIAWDFSNLPTIELAERLIARAPDNIGKVRLMSSGSEADDEALQLSRLYHYRRGEPERRKILVHKGAFHGRTYAGAELAGGRLGIGGGEPEIIQLTPVRPYHPELYHGQPLTDFCVQELEEAIREHGAENIAAMFAELIVGPGGVISPPDDYWPRMNRVLRRHGILLVADEVVTAFGRAGAWFSSHDFNLRPDIIVLGKGIASGYMPLAALLLDKDLAEVVAGTDSGGSFAGHLVAAAVASASIDILTREDLIVQGRARGRQFHDELAPLLDVPVIGEIRSRGALVALELVTDKTSRAPLCASNPDLPAIIRRYARQKGVILGVHGGAITLAPPLVISKEDVSKVSNIVADVVTHVNNIKGLIR, encoded by the coding sequence ATGGCAGGAAATAATAATTGGCAAATACGTGATAGCCAGGTTTTGCAACATCCAAGTCAGTATCGCAGTGGAGAAAAAATACTGTTGGTTAAAGGTGACGGTGCACATCTTTGGGATGGTACCGGAAAGCAATATATTGATGCTCATGCTGGAGCCTGGCTTGCACAAATTGGGCATGGCAGGCAGGAGATCGCGGATATTGCCGCCCAGCAAATGAGTACACTGGCACATTTTACCATTGCCTGGGATTTTTCTAACTTACCGACTATTGAACTGGCTGAGCGTCTCATTGCGAGAGCTCCCGATAATATCGGTAAAGTCAGGCTGATGAGCTCAGGTTCCGAAGCTGATGATGAAGCATTACAGTTATCACGCCTTTATCATTACCGACGGGGTGAGCCTGAGCGACGGAAGATTCTGGTGCATAAAGGGGCCTTCCATGGGCGTACTTATGCAGGCGCTGAGCTTGCCGGAGGGCGGCTGGGTATTGGAGGGGGAGAGCCGGAAATAATCCAGCTTACTCCTGTTCGTCCTTATCATCCGGAGTTGTATCACGGTCAGCCGCTGACAGATTTTTGTGTTCAGGAGTTGGAAGAGGCTATTCGTGAGCATGGGGCCGAAAATATTGCAGCAATGTTTGCAGAATTAATCGTTGGACCGGGCGGGGTTATTTCCCCGCCAGATGATTACTGGCCGCGTATGAACAGAGTGCTCAGGCGACACGGTATACTTCTGGTTGCCGACGAAGTGGTTACGGCCTTTGGCCGGGCGGGGGCGTGGTTCTCATCCCATGATTTTAACCTCAGACCGGATATCATTGTGCTGGGGAAAGGGATTGCAAGCGGATACATGCCACTTGCGGCCTTATTGCTGGACAAAGACCTGGCTGAGGTGGTTGCGGGTACGGACAGCGGAGGGTCATTTGCCGGGCATCTGGTTGCTGCTGCCGTGGCATCTGCCAGTATTGATATTCTCACGCGTGAAGATCTCATTGTGCAGGGGCGTGCGCGTGGTAGACAGTTCCATGATGAGCTGGCTCCACTGCTGGATGTTCCTGTTATTGGTGAAATCCGTAGTCGCGGCGCACTGGTTGCGCTTGAGTTAGTCACTGACAAAACAAGTCGTGCTCCGCTCTGCGCCAGCAATCCGGATTTGCCTGCCATTATTCGTCGTTACGCCAGACAAAAAGGTGTCATTCTCGGTGTACATGGTGGGGCTATCACATTGGCACCTCCGTTGGTCATCAGCAAAGAGGATGTAAGTAAAGTCAGTAATATCGTTGCTGATGTGGTCACACATGTTAATAACATTAAGGGTCTCATCAGATAA
- a CDS encoding ABC transporter ATP-binding protein yields the protein MTPLLSAQALSVKYQQTLILKNINFDLPEATITGIVGSSGSGKTTLARVITGEIPFSSGRLVWHGKQLNNSRAREHRRQIQMVYQDPYVSLNPRITVGKMLAELLTCIQGVEKNALIGEVEKLLSLVHLSKDFIPALPGQLSGGQRQRVAIARALAVKPLLLVADEPTSSLDVSIRTSILDLFKELRDTLGLTILFISHDLLALRYVCNDIIVMDQGVCVERNNADQLFTHPASQAGKHLISNIPRLNFNGIE from the coding sequence GTGACGCCGTTATTAAGTGCTCAGGCCTTGTCTGTAAAATACCAGCAAACGTTGATTTTAAAAAATATTAACTTTGATCTGCCGGAAGCAACAATAACAGGGATTGTCGGGAGTTCGGGGTCAGGAAAAACGACGTTAGCGCGTGTAATTACAGGAGAGATTCCTTTTTCATCGGGGCGTTTAGTATGGCACGGAAAGCAACTGAATAACTCCCGCGCCCGAGAGCATCGTCGTCAGATCCAGATGGTGTACCAGGATCCTTATGTTTCATTAAACCCCCGTATAACTGTGGGTAAGATGCTGGCGGAATTGTTGACCTGTATACAGGGCGTTGAAAAAAATGCGCTGATAGGGGAGGTTGAAAAACTGCTCAGTCTGGTGCACCTAAGCAAGGACTTCATTCCCGCTTTGCCGGGGCAGCTTTCTGGGGGGCAGCGGCAAAGAGTGGCCATTGCCAGGGCGCTGGCGGTCAAGCCTTTGTTGCTTGTTGCCGACGAGCCAACCTCCAGTCTGGATGTGTCGATCAGGACCTCCATACTGGATCTTTTCAAAGAACTACGGGACACCCTTGGGTTAACTATCTTATTTATTTCGCATGATCTGCTGGCGCTACGTTATGTGTGTAATGACATCATTGTCATGGATCAAGGCGTATGTGTTGAGCGAAATAATGCAGATCAACTTTTTACTCATCCGGCATCTCAGGCGGGAAAACATTTGATTTCCAACATACCGCGATTGAATTTTAACGGCATAGAATAA
- a CDS encoding ABC transporter ATP-binding protein produces MNTPLLDVRGLHLCSKQNPDSSLVSDITFSLSAGATLGIVGESGSGKSLTLRALTSALPRGINIASGDIKINGIHTIKNGRALKKAESREIGMVFQNPMNALNPLMRTGALLAEIHRVNTGESKAASKEKAVELLQMVGISDARRSCEFFPHQLSGGQRQRIVLAAALAKNPRILLCDEPTTALDTFTQTQIVQLIKSLCRERNIAVIFVSHDLSVVSQLCERICVMKDGELIESGQTKNVLNNPQQHYTRKLIDSQRLLEGDRW; encoded by the coding sequence ATGAACACTCCCTTACTGGACGTTCGCGGGCTACATCTTTGCAGTAAACAAAATCCTGACTCTTCTCTTGTTTCAGATATTACGTTTTCGTTATCGGCAGGCGCTACGCTGGGTATTGTGGGTGAATCAGGGTCGGGTAAGAGTCTGACTTTACGTGCACTTACAAGCGCATTACCCAGGGGAATAAATATTGCTTCCGGAGATATCAAGATAAATGGGATTCACACCATCAAAAATGGCAGGGCGCTCAAAAAAGCGGAGAGTCGTGAGATAGGAATGGTTTTTCAAAACCCGATGAATGCTTTGAATCCACTCATGCGCACAGGAGCATTACTTGCTGAAATACATCGTGTCAATACCGGCGAGAGTAAAGCAGCGTCAAAAGAGAAAGCCGTTGAACTTCTCCAAATGGTGGGGATTTCTGATGCAAGACGCTCCTGTGAGTTTTTTCCACATCAACTCTCTGGCGGACAACGTCAGCGTATTGTTTTGGCTGCGGCACTGGCTAAAAACCCTCGTATATTGCTGTGTGACGAGCCGACAACAGCGCTCGATACATTCACTCAAACGCAAATCGTACAGCTTATAAAATCCCTGTGCCGGGAAAGAAATATAGCCGTGATTTTTGTCAGTCATGATCTCAGCGTGGTCAGTCAGCTCTGTGAACGTATTTGTGTGATGAAAGATGGGGAGTTAATTGAGAGCGGCCAAACGAAAAATGTGCTGAACAACCCGCAACAACATTACACGCGAAAGCTGATTGATTCACAAAGATTGCTTGAAGGAGATAGGTGGTGA
- a CDS encoding ABC transporter permease, producing MTNFAHFSVEKHVPEARQARQYVDKQLPSTLIIGAVITSIVVVMAVMAPILATHDPIAQNLSNQLSVPSVKHWLGTDYLGRDIWSRLIFGARTDLRIAFFAALLPAVIGTLMGCIVGFIGGVFQWLLLRIADCLIAFPFYLVVLIVVFAFGSGETGIYVAFATVGWIPYVRVMSAATEAAKRQEWALAARAAGLSQLRVIFVHIFPNIVAQPITMFVVDMVYVIVAIITLGYLGLGIQPPVPDWGAMIADGQAFVTTQWWIPVIPGTAVIITGIGLSFLADGMTQLLRPEV from the coding sequence ATGACGAACTTTGCTCACTTCTCAGTGGAAAAGCATGTGCCAGAGGCTCGACAGGCGCGACAATATGTCGACAAACAACTCCCATCCACTCTTATCATCGGTGCAGTCATCACTTCCATCGTGGTGGTCATGGCTGTAATGGCCCCAATACTGGCTACGCACGATCCTATTGCACAAAATTTATCGAATCAGTTGTCGGTTCCTTCAGTGAAACACTGGCTGGGGACCGATTATTTAGGTCGGGATATCTGGTCTCGGCTGATTTTCGGGGCAAGAACGGATTTGAGAATCGCCTTTTTCGCCGCGTTATTGCCTGCAGTCATCGGCACGTTGATGGGGTGCATCGTTGGTTTTATCGGAGGGGTTTTCCAGTGGTTATTGCTACGTATTGCTGACTGCCTGATTGCGTTTCCATTTTATCTGGTGGTGTTGATCGTTGTTTTTGCGTTTGGCTCCGGTGAAACGGGCATCTATGTGGCATTTGCCACTGTAGGTTGGATCCCATATGTGCGTGTAATGAGCGCAGCAACTGAAGCAGCAAAACGACAGGAATGGGCACTCGCAGCACGAGCTGCGGGACTAAGCCAGTTACGGGTCATTTTCGTGCATATTTTTCCTAATATCGTTGCGCAGCCCATCACTATGTTTGTGGTGGATATGGTCTACGTTATCGTCGCTATCATAACGCTAGGGTATTTAGGCTTAGGCATACAGCCGCCTGTTCCTGACTGGGGGGCGATGATTGCAGACGGGCAAGCTTTTGTGACCACTCAGTGGTGGATTCCGGTTATTCCAGGAACTGCCGTTATTATCACCGGGATTGGCCTGTCTTTTCTGGCCGATGGGATGACGCAATTATTGAGGCCTGAAGTATGA
- a CDS encoding ABC transporter permease, with protein sequence MTGTRSILFRRLIESALRAFLTIGGVVIATFFILHIVPGDPVLMILGEHASNNAVQALRETLGLDRPMLEQFTAFLVGIFRHADAGYSLVYRVPSNELVLSRLSVTGALVLLSTLFTTIAVCILATVAALNEGKTTDHIIRTLSTIGAAMPVFWLAIILITLFSVNLRWFPVGGIGRHGFLNSLILPAITSAIVTAPLLVRSLRTQLLEVINAEFVTMLRINGLSTARIMFRHILPNAAIPTLILLGINISGMLGGSIILERVFALPGIGSLLFDAIAKRDFPLIQTIALFSAFGVVVVSLLTDIAVRMLDPRARLSQ encoded by the coding sequence ATGACGGGTACTCGCAGCATATTATTTCGCCGGCTCATTGAGTCGGCGTTACGTGCATTTCTGACGATTGGTGGCGTGGTTATTGCAACGTTCTTTATCCTGCATATTGTGCCTGGTGACCCGGTACTTATGATTCTGGGTGAACATGCAAGCAACAATGCCGTTCAGGCATTGAGAGAGACTCTGGGGCTTGATCGCCCCATGCTGGAACAATTTACGGCGTTCCTCGTTGGTATTTTCAGGCATGCTGATGCCGGTTATTCTCTGGTCTACCGGGTACCATCCAATGAACTGGTATTAAGTCGATTATCGGTAACGGGGGCATTAGTCTTGTTATCCACGTTATTCACTACGATCGCAGTATGCATACTGGCCACCGTCGCCGCGCTGAATGAAGGAAAAACCACTGACCATATTATTCGTACGCTTTCAACAATCGGTGCGGCCATGCCTGTTTTTTGGCTGGCAATTATTTTAATTACTCTTTTCTCTGTTAACCTTCGTTGGTTTCCGGTGGGGGGCATTGGGCGTCATGGCTTTTTAAATAGCCTTATTTTGCCCGCGATAACGTCTGCGATCGTAACCGCTCCTTTATTAGTGCGAAGCCTGAGAACACAACTTCTGGAGGTTATTAATGCCGAGTTTGTCACGATGTTGCGTATCAATGGACTTTCCACTGCTCGTATCATGTTCAGACACATTCTGCCTAATGCCGCCATCCCAACATTAATTTTACTTGGCATTAATATCAGTGGAATGCTGGGCGGTTCGATTATTCTTGAAAGAGTTTTCGCGCTGCCAGGCATCGGCTCATTATTATTTGATGCCATCGCTAAGCGAGATTTTCCATTAATACAAACGATTGCGCTGTTTTCTGCATTTGGCGTGGTGGTGGTCAGCCTTCTGACTGATATTGCCGTTCGCATGCTGGACCCACGAGCGAGGCTATCACAATGA
- a CDS encoding ABC transporter substrate-binding protein: protein MRLNKSHISKVVSAILVAQATFFSSSAYVAAATEKSLIVGRYAPVESLDIANVWDVSVYTADQIFEPLYIVGKNGQPQPWLAVSATPDSDGTTWTFKLRPGVKFSDGSTLKAEDVVFSLTRHIKNAGGIPLLAPITSITAPDRDTVIIKLKGAYPALLSDISAVSNGIMPANFAGQTEAAFFQHPIGTGPFVLESWVPGGTVTLKKNSHYWQTNKPRYDELAFTVLPDENQRVQQLLAGQIDVIDNLPPVRFAELSKNPDISVTRSESWVIQILQFNTKNPQFSDVHVRRAVNLAIDRKALADATSFKTSDAASTIIPPTVAFYDPTTAAVDANIEAAKKELALSAYPHGFSTTILTPGGDQVRAQQAQIIQSQLGKIGIEVSIISLDPAVVREKTHAGDYALRLQESISDVSDPNIFLTYHFSPDDGGSDSYWTFYNNPHLTSVLRQASVEQDVKVRGALYHEAQEIVASDVPIIPLVYQSRLVATRSNLTGIEAIPNGATRFDSARDK, encoded by the coding sequence ATGCGCTTAAATAAGAGCCACATCAGTAAAGTTGTATCCGCAATTCTGGTTGCCCAGGCTACTTTTTTTTCATCCTCTGCTTATGTTGCCGCTGCAACAGAAAAATCATTAATTGTCGGACGCTACGCACCGGTAGAATCTCTGGATATTGCTAACGTGTGGGATGTTAGCGTGTATACCGCAGATCAAATTTTTGAACCGCTATATATCGTCGGTAAAAATGGGCAACCGCAGCCGTGGTTAGCCGTGTCTGCCACGCCAGATAGTGATGGAACAACCTGGACGTTTAAACTTCGACCGGGGGTGAAGTTTTCAGATGGCAGTACGTTAAAAGCTGAAGATGTCGTTTTTAGCCTTACCCGCCATATCAAAAATGCGGGTGGGATACCGTTACTGGCACCGATTACATCCATTACTGCGCCAGACCGGGATACGGTTATTATCAAACTCAAAGGCGCTTACCCTGCACTTTTATCAGACATTAGTGCTGTATCCAATGGCATTATGCCTGCTAACTTTGCAGGGCAGACCGAAGCGGCATTTTTCCAACATCCGATTGGTACTGGTCCCTTTGTCCTGGAGTCCTGGGTTCCTGGCGGTACCGTAACTTTAAAGAAAAACAGCCATTACTGGCAGACGAATAAACCCAGGTATGATGAGCTGGCGTTTACCGTGCTTCCGGATGAAAATCAGCGTGTTCAGCAATTACTGGCTGGGCAAATCGACGTCATCGATAATCTGCCTCCAGTACGTTTTGCTGAATTATCAAAAAATCCCGATATTTCCGTAACGCGAAGTGAAAGCTGGGTTATTCAGATATTGCAGTTTAATACGAAAAACCCGCAATTTTCAGACGTTCATGTGCGTCGCGCAGTGAATTTGGCTATTGATCGTAAGGCATTAGCTGATGCAACCAGCTTCAAAACCTCTGATGCCGCGAGCACCATTATTCCGCCTACTGTGGCGTTTTATGACCCAACAACCGCGGCTGTAGATGCAAATATTGAAGCTGCGAAAAAAGAGCTGGCTCTCAGTGCCTATCCTCATGGCTTCTCTACCACAATTTTAACCCCAGGTGGTGATCAGGTTAGGGCGCAGCAGGCGCAGATCATTCAGAGCCAGCTAGGCAAAATAGGTATCGAGGTATCCATTATTTCACTGGATCCTGCGGTCGTTCGTGAGAAAACGCATGCAGGAGATTATGCTCTTAGACTTCAGGAATCCATCAGCGATGTCAGCGATCCGAATATTTTCCTCACCTACCACTTTAGCCCTGATGACGGCGGGTCTGACAGCTACTGGACATTTTATAACAACCCACATCTTACCTCAGTATTGCGTCAGGCTAGTGTTGAACAGGACGTAAAAGTTCGTGGCGCGTTATACCACGAGGCGCAGGAAATCGTGGCTTCCGACGTACCTATTATCCCGCTGGTATATCAAAGCCGCTTAGTTGCGACACGTAGTAATCTCACCGGGATAGAGGCCATTCCTAACGGAGCCACTCGTTTCGACTCTGCCCGGGATAAGTAA
- a CDS encoding MBL fold metallo-hydrolase yields the protein MLLLLVLVVIAVAIYGWSKQPQYVSPEVKPQPENPLFRDGAFHNPVARPATGSQNRIALLYRFLFGKDVGALPDTRLPSEKTNLHQLSKTDNVIIWMGHSSYFIQLEGKTFLLDPVFSDNASPVPRTNVAFKGSNVYSPEDVPEIDYLLITHDHWDHLDYPTLNALRRKIRRIVTLTGVGSYFVKWGFPQESITEGDWFNCLKENGVEIHVLPTQHFSGRLLKHNQTLWGSFALITPQYRLYLGGDSGYGAHYKEIAARLGGFDIAILECGQYDRDWPHVHMTPEESAQAASDLQAKAVLPSHNSKFKLAHHRWNDPLERITQASENQDWRLMTPRIGERVQVDNPQQTFSQWW from the coding sequence ATGCTTTTGTTACTCGTTTTGGTTGTCATTGCCGTAGCCATCTATGGATGGTCAAAGCAGCCGCAATATGTTTCACCAGAGGTAAAACCTCAACCGGAAAACCCGCTCTTTCGCGATGGTGCGTTTCATAATCCCGTTGCTCGCCCAGCTACAGGTAGCCAAAACCGAATTGCACTGCTGTATCGCTTTCTTTTTGGTAAAGATGTGGGCGCGCTACCGGATACCCGCTTGCCGTCGGAAAAAACCAATCTGCATCAGTTGAGTAAAACGGATAACGTCATCATTTGGATGGGACACTCCAGCTATTTTATTCAACTGGAAGGGAAAACTTTTCTGCTGGATCCGGTATTTAGCGACAATGCCTCGCCAGTGCCGCGTACCAATGTCGCTTTCAAGGGCAGTAATGTGTATTCACCAGAAGATGTTCCCGAAATCGACTATCTGCTGATCACCCACGATCACTGGGATCATCTGGATTATCCGACCTTGAACGCACTACGCAGAAAAATCCGCCGTATCGTCACGTTAACCGGCGTAGGTTCCTATTTTGTAAAATGGGGTTTTCCTCAAGAAAGCATTACCGAAGGCGATTGGTTCAACTGCCTGAAAGAGAACGGTGTGGAAATCCATGTGCTTCCTACACAGCATTTTTCTGGTCGACTTCTTAAGCATAATCAAACGCTGTGGGGCTCATTTGCGCTGATCACGCCACAGTATCGTCTGTATCTCGGTGGGGATAGCGGCTATGGCGCGCATTACAAAGAGATTGCTGCGCGTCTGGGCGGGTTCGATATCGCAATACTAGAATGCGGGCAATACGATCGGGACTGGCCCCACGTTCATATGACGCCGGAAGAGAGCGCACAGGCAGCCAGTGATTTGCAGGCCAAAGCGGTATTACCGAGCCATAACAGCAAATTTAAGCTGGCGCACCACCGCTGGAACGATCCGCTGGAGCGGATTACACAGGCCAGCGAAAATCAAGACTGGCGACTGATGACGCCCCGCATTGGCGAACGCGTTCAGGTTGATAATCCGCAGCAGACGTTTAGTCAGTGGTGGTAG
- a CDS encoding RNA ligase family protein, whose amino-acid sequence MYLHSIPLLKYPRTPHLEGSRLQPGDDASNQIALKALAGRYVVIEEKIDGANSGVSFNETAELLLQSRGHYLAGGSRERQFNQFKLWATAHEMRFLELLEDRFVMYGEWAYSKHSVFYDRLPHYFHEFDLYDRRDGIFLSTARRHAMLASSPVLSVPVLYAGEMPTTPALLWKLVYRSLAKSQSWKTAFESTVQREGLPLALCWQQTDKSDRSEGLYLKVEDDEQVLARYKLVRHDFIQTILDSGSHHSQRPILPNQLADGVDLYAPCPHVSWEMLGLNTLRSLDALAAMPDK is encoded by the coding sequence ATGTATTTACATTCAATACCGTTATTAAAATACCCGCGTACCCCTCATCTGGAAGGGTCGCGTTTACAGCCCGGCGATGATGCGTCGAATCAAATTGCACTGAAAGCGCTGGCAGGCCGTTACGTCGTGATTGAAGAAAAGATCGACGGCGCGAACAGCGGTGTGTCCTTCAATGAAACGGCGGAACTCCTGCTCCAGTCACGCGGCCACTATCTGGCTGGCGGTTCGCGGGAACGGCAGTTCAATCAGTTCAAGCTCTGGGCCACCGCGCACGAAATGCGTTTTCTTGAGTTGCTAGAAGATCGCTTCGTGATGTACGGCGAATGGGCGTACAGCAAACATTCCGTGTTTTATGATCGGTTGCCGCACTATTTTCACGAATTTGATCTTTACGATCGTCGTGACGGCATTTTTTTATCGACCGCACGCCGACACGCGATGCTGGCCAGTTCACCCGTATTGTCCGTTCCGGTGCTCTATGCTGGGGAGATGCCAACTACCCCGGCATTACTGTGGAAACTGGTGTACCGCTCACTGGCAAAAAGTCAGAGCTGGAAGACGGCGTTTGAATCCACCGTGCAGCGTGAAGGTTTACCGCTCGCGTTGTGCTGGCAGCAAACCGATAAATCGGACCGTTCGGAAGGCCTGTACCTGAAAGTGGAAGATGATGAACAGGTACTGGCACGTTACAAGCTGGTACGCCATGACTTCATTCAGACTATTTTGGACAGCGGCTCGCATCATTCCCAACGCCCTATTCTGCCGAACCAACTGGCTGACGGCGTTGACCTGTACGCGCCTTGTCCACACGTATCCTGGGAAATGTTGGGGCTGAATACGCTGCGTTCTTTAGACGCACTCGCCGCCATGCCCGATAAGTAA
- a CDS encoding AAA family ATPase, whose translation MTIMEWNTIRGLVPVSGAQPDFADCLDAFPVLQRAKETPQEPRYHGEGDVWTHTIMVVESLLQLPDFQTAAREQQEILFFAALLHDVAKYRTTVIDPVTGQIGQPGHSRKGAIDARVLLWDAGVPFAIREAICRLIAVHQVPFYCLEDERRRMSPIFTIRELSWHLSIPLLATLAEADMRGRICQDQAHVLDSIELFRELAREEGCYGQPRPFVDAHTRLSYFRGADVHPDYPLFQEPGSKVTVMCGLPAAGKDTWVRTHRRDVPVVSFDDARTELGLKHGENEGKAVHWATDKARSLLRTHEPFVWNATHLSQQMRTRTLDLCYAYGAEVEIVYLERPRQELLRRNGKRDTTLSNKTLQGMLTKWELPSPTEAHAVSYEP comes from the coding sequence ATGACTATCATGGAGTGGAATACCATCAGGGGATTAGTCCCCGTCTCTGGCGCACAGCCAGATTTTGCTGATTGTCTGGATGCGTTCCCAGTGCTTCAGCGTGCCAAAGAGACGCCACAGGAGCCGCGCTATCACGGCGAAGGCGACGTCTGGACACACACCATCATGGTTGTCGAGTCGCTATTGCAGCTTCCCGATTTCCAGACTGCCGCACGCGAGCAGCAGGAAATTTTGTTTTTTGCTGCGTTACTGCATGACGTAGCAAAATACCGCACGACGGTGATTGACCCGGTGACGGGGCAAATCGGTCAACCGGGACACTCGCGCAAAGGCGCCATCGACGCCCGCGTGCTGCTGTGGGATGCCGGCGTTCCGTTTGCGATTCGGGAAGCGATTTGCCGATTAATTGCAGTGCATCAGGTGCCGTTTTACTGCCTTGAGGATGAACGCCGTCGGATGTCGCCGATCTTTACGATTCGCGAATTGTCCTGGCATCTGAGCATTCCGCTACTGGCAACGCTGGCGGAAGCCGATATGCGTGGACGCATCTGTCAGGATCAAGCGCACGTGCTCGACAGTATTGAGTTGTTCCGCGAACTGGCGCGAGAGGAAGGCTGTTACGGTCAGCCGAGACCGTTTGTCGATGCCCACACGCGCCTGAGTTATTTTCGCGGAGCCGATGTTCATCCAGACTACCCGTTGTTTCAGGAACCAGGTTCGAAAGTCACCGTGATGTGCGGTTTACCCGCTGCGGGAAAAGACACCTGGGTGCGAACGCATCGGCGCGATGTACCCGTGGTTTCTTTCGACGATGCACGAACAGAGTTGGGGCTGAAACACGGCGAGAATGAAGGAAAAGCGGTGCACTGGGCGACCGATAAAGCGCGTTCACTGCTACGAACGCATGAACCGTTTGTGTGGAATGCCACGCATCTCAGCCAGCAAATGCGCACTCGCACGTTGGATCTGTGCTACGCCTACGGCGCAGAAGTGGAGATCGTCTATCTGGAACGTCCGCGTCAGGAATTACTGCGACGCAACGGGAAACGAGACACCACATTGAGCAATAAAACGCTGCAAGGTATGCTGACGAAATGGGAGCTTCCATCGCCGACGGAAGCGCATGCGGTGAGCTATGAACCCTAG
- a CDS encoding VOC family protein, whose amino-acid sequence MKVAHVALWTADLAAQAAFWQEFFSAQVGEKYVSRNRPGFESHFVQLSEGASIELMTLPVLAEALTNKEGCGWAHVAISVGSKSDVEALASKAAERGILLAPPRMTGDGFYEAIVSDPDGNLIEITSD is encoded by the coding sequence ATGAAAGTGGCACACGTTGCGTTATGGACGGCCGATCTGGCCGCACAGGCAGCATTTTGGCAGGAATTCTTCTCCGCTCAGGTAGGGGAAAAGTATGTAAGTCGGAATCGTCCCGGTTTTGAATCACATTTCGTTCAACTTAGCGAAGGGGCTTCCATTGAGCTGATGACACTGCCCGTGTTGGCAGAAGCGCTAACCAATAAAGAAGGCTGCGGGTGGGCGCACGTCGCGATTTCAGTTGGGAGCAAGTCGGATGTGGAAGCGCTAGCCAGCAAAGCGGCAGAACGCGGCATTTTGCTTGCCCCACCTCGCATGACGGGGGACGGTTTTTATGAAGCGATCGTCAGTGACCCTGATGGTAATCTGATTGAGATAACGTCAGACTAA
- the hisN gene encoding histidinol-phosphatase, which yields MSQSFPDIAFFHELAALASQETLPRFRSLAANQIETKPKEGFRFDPVTEADRAAERVIREHITRHYPDHAIMGEEFGLSGEGPVRWVLDPVDGTRPFLCGLPVWGTLIGLLHHERAVMGMMSQPFTGECFWADGSQAWRSDRQGEKRLRTRQGVSLEQAILHTTAPEAVSMHTTVRFAELTESTLMTRYGGECYAMAMLAAGQIDICVEFALQPYDIVALIPIIEQAGGIITALNGQRAEAGGTVVASGNPDLHQQVLAILNGTRSV from the coding sequence ATGAGTCAGTCGTTTCCCGATATTGCTTTTTTTCATGAACTTGCCGCGTTAGCCAGTCAGGAAACGTTGCCGCGTTTTCGTTCCCTTGCCGCAAACCAAATTGAGACGAAGCCGAAAGAAGGCTTTCGCTTTGATCCGGTCACGGAAGCTGACCGAGCGGCCGAGCGGGTCATCCGCGAGCACATCACTCGCCATTACCCCGATCACGCGATTATGGGAGAGGAGTTTGGCTTGAGTGGTGAAGGGCCAGTTCGCTGGGTCTTGGATCCGGTTGATGGAACCCGGCCTTTCTTATGTGGCTTACCCGTGTGGGGAACGCTTATTGGTCTGCTGCATCATGAACGCGCCGTGATGGGGATGATGAGCCAGCCGTTTACCGGGGAGTGTTTCTGGGCCGATGGTTCACAGGCCTGGCGTAGCGATCGGCAGGGAGAAAAGCGTTTACGCACGCGCCAAGGCGTGTCACTCGAACAGGCGATTCTTCACACCACGGCACCGGAAGCGGTGAGTATGCATACGACTGTTCGCTTCGCAGAACTCACTGAAAGCACACTGATGACGCGCTACGGCGGTGAGTGTTACGCGATGGCGATGCTGGCGGCAGGGCAGATTGATATCTGTGTGGAATTTGCGTTGCAGCCCTATGACATTGTCGCGCTGATCCCGATTATTGAGCAGGCGGGTGGCATTATTACCGCTCTCAACGGGCAACGAGCGGAAGCGGGCGGCACGGTGGTTGCTTCCGGTAACCCGGATCTGCATCAACAGGTTTTAGCCATTCTGAACGGCACGCGGTCTGTATAA